The following are encoded together in the Phaseolus vulgaris cultivar G19833 chromosome 9, P. vulgaris v2.0, whole genome shotgun sequence genome:
- the LOC137821947 gene encoding uncharacterized protein, producing the protein MSKPKTQRKPTIAKHVSQDQNQELQKTEKQPSWVVRGLLACRNVQIQQQHQQQKEAKPPPEAKEHQHRKKQEQRKLQEERVPEDNSKKCKKMKCSGSLCNNTKITAKPDTSTPDIHKKRLFLNGCNSNDASSRSMKAPLTEHNGTVSASSSSLSASSTSSGAGSFRGMPFRRLSGCYECRMVVDPVLGFTKDPSLRSSICSCPDCGEIMKAESLEHHQAVKHAVSELGPEDTSKNIVEIIFHSSWLKKQSPVCKIDRILKVHNTQKTITRFEEYRDSIKAKATKLPKKHPRCIADGNELLRFHCTSFACSLGLNGSSNLCNSIPQCNVCSIIKHGFKVTGGTGILTTATSGKAHDKACVDEIEEKRAMLVCRVIAGRVKKNAEGGMEEYDSVAGAVGAYSNLDELVVFNPRAILPCFVVIYSGF; encoded by the exons ATGAGCAAACCCAAAACCCAAAGAAAACCAACCATTGCCAAACATGTCAGCCAAGACCAAAACCAAGAGCTAcagaaaacagaaaaacaaccTTCATGGGTGGTAAGAGGCCTATTGGCTTGTAGGAATGTCCAAATCCAGCAACAGCACCAGCAGCAGAAGGAAGCAAAACCACCTCCAGAAGCGAAAGAGCATCAACATAGGAAAAAACAGGAACAGAGAAAGCTGCAAGAGGAACGAGTCCCGGAAGATAACAGCAAGAAGTGCAAGAAGATGAAGTGCTCAGGTTCGCTTTGTAACAACACCAAAATCACGGCAAAGCCTGACACATCAACCCCGGATATCCACAAGAAAAGGTTGTTTCTAAATGGATGCAACAGCAACGATGCTTCCAGCAGATCCATGAAAGCTCCTCTTACTGAACACAATGGAACCGTCTCagcctcttcttcttcattgtcAGCATCTTCCACTTCTTCTGGCGCTGGCTCTTTCAGGGGAATGCCATTCAGGAGACTTTCCGGCTGTTATGAGTGTAGAATGGTAGTAGATCCAGTTCTAGGCTTCACTAAAGACCCTTCTCTCAGGAGTAGCATTTGTTCTTGCCCCGACTGTGGCGAGATCATGAAAGCTGAAAGCTTGGAGCATCACCAGGCAGTCAAACATGCAG TTTCTGAACTGGGTCCAGAAGACACCAGCAAGAACATAGTTGAGATCATATTCCACTCCAGCTGGCTGAAGAAGCAATCTCCAGTGTGCAAAATAGACCGCATCCTCAAGGTCCACAACACCCAGAAAACCATTACCAGATTCGAAGAGTACAGAGACTCCATAAAAGCTAAGGCCACGAAACTCCCGAAGAAGCACCCACGTTGCATAGCAGATGGCAACGAGCTACTGAGGTTTCATTGCACCTCCTTCGCGTGTTCTCTAGGCCTAAACGGGTCCTCCAACTTGTGCAACTCGATACCACAGTGCAACGTTTGCAGCATAATCAAGCACGGGTTCAAGGTTACCGGAGGAACCGGTATCTTGACAACGGCAACGAGTGGGAAGGCTCACGACAAGGCGTGTGTGGATGAGATTGAGGAGAAGAGGGCAATGCTGGTTTGTCGGGTGATAGCAGGAAGGGTGAAGAAGAATGCAGAAGGCGGCATGGAGGAGTATGATTCAGTTGCAGGGGCTGTTGGAGCCTATTCCAATTTGGATGAGTTGGTTGTGTTCAACCCAAGAGCTATTTTGCCTTGCTTTGTTGTAATCTACAGTGGCTTTTGA